A window of the Brumimicrobium sp. genome harbors these coding sequences:
- a CDS encoding sigma-54 dependent transcriptional regulator has protein sequence MDKYTLLIIDDDVDICMLLKRFFERKEFRVRIAFSGNEGLEILKKERIDLVLSDFRLPDKDGFEMLKIINGIRKDIPVIIITGYSDVNQAVKAIRQGAYEYVTKPIYPEEILFLVEDALNKREASRLENKTVNQDKEQKNLVHTRYLIPDSEYSDELQKKISLVASTNMTVVIIGESGTGKEVVARMIHEASPRNDQAFIPVDCGALTQELAASELFGHVKGAFTGATSDKKGSFELANHGTLFLDEVGNLSYENQVKLLRALQERVIQRVGSEKTTPIDVRIIVATNENLELAIQRGTFRMDIFYRINEFQIELKPLRDNREELEAFFQFFLNQSNQELTKEVKGIDAQAWQVLANYPWPGNTRELKNVVKYAVLMANSEKIYKEDLPKEVINYKSGNTVQVETDSLLLKDATEKAEIKAIVRALELAKNNKSKTAELLGVDRKTLYNKLNTYGLLND, from the coding sequence ATGGATAAATATACGCTTCTAATCATTGATGATGATGTAGATATCTGCATGCTTTTAAAACGTTTCTTTGAGCGGAAAGAATTTCGAGTACGTATTGCTTTTAGTGGAAATGAAGGATTGGAAATTCTTAAAAAGGAAAGAATTGATTTAGTTCTTTCTGATTTTCGCTTACCCGACAAGGATGGTTTTGAGATGCTAAAGATAATTAATGGGATTAGAAAAGATATTCCTGTTATAATAATTACGGGTTATTCGGATGTAAATCAGGCTGTAAAAGCGATTCGTCAAGGAGCCTATGAATATGTTACAAAACCTATTTATCCGGAAGAAATTCTATTCCTAGTTGAAGATGCGCTTAATAAAAGAGAAGCAAGTCGGTTGGAAAACAAAACAGTCAATCAAGATAAGGAGCAAAAAAATCTTGTGCATACCCGATACCTTATACCTGACAGTGAATATTCTGATGAATTACAAAAAAAGATTTCTCTGGTTGCTTCTACAAACATGACAGTTGTAATTATTGGAGAAAGTGGAACGGGTAAAGAAGTTGTGGCTCGTATGATACATGAGGCTTCACCCCGTAATGATCAAGCCTTTATACCTGTAGATTGTGGGGCATTGACACAAGAATTAGCAGCAAGCGAACTCTTTGGTCATGTAAAAGGGGCTTTTACAGGTGCGACTTCTGATAAGAAAGGGAGTTTTGAATTGGCCAATCATGGAACTTTGTTTCTAGATGAAGTTGGAAATCTTTCGTATGAAAATCAAGTGAAATTGTTAAGGGCTTTACAAGAACGAGTAATACAGCGTGTAGGTAGTGAAAAAACAACTCCTATTGATGTACGTATTATTGTGGCAACTAATGAAAATTTAGAATTGGCAATTCAACGTGGAACCTTTAGGATGGATATATTCTATCGTATCAATGAATTTCAAATTGAGTTAAAACCACTACGAGATAATAGAGAAGAATTGGAAGCTTTTTTTCAATTTTTCTTAAATCAATCGAATCAGGAGCTAACTAAAGAGGTTAAAGGAATTGATGCACAAGCATGGCAAGTATTAGCTAATTATCCGTGGCCAGGAAATACAAGAGAGCTTAAAAATGTAGTGAAATACGCTGTTTTAATGGCTAATTCAGAAAAGATTTATAAAGAGGATTTACCTAAAGAAGTAATTAATTATAAATCAGGTAATACTGTTCAAGTGGAAACGGATTCCTTATTATTAAAAGATGCTACCGAAAAGGCAGAGATAAAAGCTATTGTTAGAGCTTTAGAGTTGGCTAAAAATAATAAATCGAAAACAGCTGAACTACTTGGGGTAGATAGAAAAACATTGTATAATAAGTTGAATACTTATGGATTATTAAACGATTAA